The Cervus canadensis isolate Bull #8, Minnesota chromosome 5, ASM1932006v1, whole genome shotgun sequence genome contains the following window.
GCAGCCATACGCCAGCCCGCTCTCCTCCCCGCACCTCATTGGCTATCAAACTGCAGGTCCCGCCCCCTCAGCCCCTCGGTTCCAGCCGCCGTGCGACAAGTGTGTGGGAAATGGCGGGAAAGGTCGCATTTAAGCGCTCGGGGCAATTGTGAAACGTTGGCCTGCGAACCGGCGGTGGCCGAGGAGCCCTCGACGATAGCCTCAAAGCCAGCTCCTCCTCACACGCTCCACTGCTACAGAACCACGGCGTGGGCGGCCATGCGCTCCTAGGCCCCAGCTCCGGGGCTCCACGAGGCGGCTCGGTCCGGAAAAGAGCGCTCGGTCGGTCGGTCGGGCAGGCGTCGCTCACACCACTGAAGCAAGCCCGGACACGGAAGCCACCTTGTTGTCCTCGGCCCAGGGCTGCAGGTTCTGCAGCGCGAAGAGCGACGAGTTGTGCAGGCAGAGCGGGTCCGGGGGCAGCGGCGGCCGCAGCGGCCGAGGCAGCGCGTCCTGCTGCAGGTGCAGAAGTAGTCGGCCCGCGCGGTGCCGCTCCGCCTCGCGCTCCTCGGCCGTCTGGCGCCTGGGCGGGCGGAGACGCGGGGTCAGCGAGGCCAGCCCCAGCCCGCCCCGCGCCTCACCGCCACTCGGCCCAGCCCGGTCCTTCACCCGCCCCGCGCCTCACCGCCACTTGGTGCGCCGGTTCTGGAACCACGTCTTGACCTGCGCGTCGGTCATGCGCAGGGCCTTGGCCAGCGCCGCCCTCTCGGCCGAGGCCAGGTACTTCTGGCGCAGGAAGCGCCGCTCCAGCTCCAGCACCTGCGAGCGGGAGAAGGATGTGCGCGGCTTCTTCCGCTTTGGGGGGGTCCGATTTTGGTAGGGGTGACCTATACGACGCGTCCCGGAGAAGGGCGAGAGCGCCGCtacagggaggaagaaagagcaaGGCTAGGTTTTTGGGGCGGCCCGAGGTGTCACAGAAGAGAGCGCGGCTGCCGAGGCCGCAGAGCTCCCGCGCCAGGTCCCTACCTCCCCAGCCTCGACTCCGCACCGGTAGAGTCTAATACACAAAAAAGGGGGCCTCGGAAATGGCCCTCCCGCTTGG
Protein-coding sequences here:
- the TLX2 gene encoding T-cell leukemia homeobox protein 2, with translation MEPGVLASHNLPHHEPISFGIDQILSCPEPPGSGLGPGRAGQGHGESAAFSGGFHGASSYGPAASLAPVPGSSGVGPGGVIRVPAHRPLPVQPPAGGAPAVPGPSGLGGAGGLAGLTFPWMDSGRRYAKDRLTAALSPFSGTRRIGHPYQNRTPPKRKKPRTSFSRSQVLELERRFLRQKYLASAERAALAKALRMTDAQVKTWFQNRRTKWRRQTAEEREAERHRAGRLLLHLQQDALPRPLRPPLPPDPLCLHNSSLFALQNLQPWAEDNKVASVSGLASVV